A genomic segment from Gracilimonas sediminicola encodes:
- a CDS encoding S1C family serine protease, whose product MVRHATILSLLILLFTGCNPDQKATIPDKAPLASLSTIAPAKAQKQSDPAQNQTQPTVDDSRKNAITNAVEKAGPAVVSITVTELQRGYTREFDSFFFRYFDVPVQREVKSSGSGFIISEDGLVVTNEHVASKNSKTIMVALSDGSKHEAELLGSDELADLSLLQIKGDRTSFPHVEFADSDDIMVGEWSIAMGNPFGLFADGQPSVTVGVVSAKERDFRPDPQDPRVYVEMIQTDAAINRGNSGGPLVNSNGEVMGVNTFIFTGGTSSGFVGLGFAIPSNRVQKIISQLQESGSVSLEYDPGMKFVPVTRQLIMQYPSIPRVLGLFVTEVNKSGPAYECGIMPGDVIVQIGEERVTSDMHAWALMREYEEGEEMTLHLIRDNKQYKTSMKLRKRVQGR is encoded by the coding sequence ATGGTTAGACACGCTACTATTCTTTCTCTGCTGATCTTATTGTTTACAGGGTGTAATCCCGACCAAAAGGCAACGATTCCGGATAAAGCTCCATTAGCTTCTTTAAGCACTATTGCTCCGGCAAAAGCTCAGAAGCAATCAGACCCGGCTCAAAATCAAACCCAGCCAACCGTCGATGACTCCCGCAAAAATGCCATCACCAATGCTGTGGAAAAGGCAGGCCCGGCGGTTGTAAGCATCACAGTTACCGAACTTCAGCGGGGATATACCCGTGAATTTGACTCTTTCTTTTTCCGATACTTTGATGTGCCTGTTCAGCGTGAAGTTAAAAGCTCCGGCTCCGGTTTCATTATCAGTGAAGACGGACTGGTTGTTACCAACGAACATGTAGCCAGTAAAAACTCCAAAACCATTATGGTGGCTCTTTCGGATGGCAGCAAACATGAAGCTGAATTGCTGGGCTCTGATGAACTCGCTGATTTGTCCCTGCTGCAAATCAAAGGCGACCGAACGTCTTTTCCTCATGTAGAATTTGCAGATTCCGATGATATCATGGTGGGTGAATGGTCCATAGCTATGGGCAACCCATTCGGGCTTTTTGCAGACGGTCAGCCCTCCGTTACTGTAGGAGTGGTAAGTGCCAAAGAACGTGACTTCCGCCCCGACCCCCAGGACCCTCGCGTTTATGTTGAAATGATTCAAACCGATGCCGCTATTAATCGCGGTAATTCCGGCGGACCTCTGGTGAACAGCAACGGCGAGGTGATGGGCGTCAATACCTTTATTTTTACAGGAGGAACCAGTTCCGGTTTTGTGGGATTAGGCTTTGCCATCCCCAGCAACCGTGTTCAAAAAATTATATCTCAACTTCAGGAATCCGGCTCTGTTTCTTTGGAATATGATCCGGGAATGAAATTCGTGCCCGTTACCCGACAGCTGATCATGCAGTATCCAAGCATCCCGCGGGTTCTCGGCTTATTTGTGACTGAAGTGAACAAAAGCGGACCTGCCTATGAATGTGGCATTATGCCCGGTGATGTAATTGTCCAAATTGGGGAAGAGCGCGTAACCAGCGACATGCATGCCTGGGCCCTAATGCGGGAATACGAAGAGGGCGAAGAAATGACGCTCCACCTAATCCGCGATAACAAGCAGTATAAAACCAGCATGAAGCTGAGAAAACGCGTTCAGGGTCGGTAA
- a CDS encoding ABC-F family ATP-binding cassette domain-containing protein produces MTYLSTENLSKNFGIKPLFEDLTFGMSKGDKTALIAPNGTGKSTLLKILAGEMEPDSGKVMTQKGIQVGFLAQEPDMDDSMTISEFIAHGNSEKIRVVQRYEKAVREQAEDFNPQTQQAFEKASAAMDAAEAWDVEQQMEQILGVLNIYDLDQSIASLSGGERKRVALAFVLLDEPDLLILDEPTNHLDVEMIEWLESYLAKSTMTLLMVTHDRYFLDRVCNHILELDYGKLYHHKGNYEYYLEKKAEREEIEATEIAKAGKLMKKELEWMRRGPKARTTKSKSRIKDFYKTQEKAQSGREETELQLDVNMSRMGGKVLELKNISKAYDDTVILDDFSYQFLQGERIGVLGKNGVGKSTFLKILLGEEPADSGEIETGETIVFGHYQQKGIKIDESKRVIEVIKEVAEVIELANGDRITASQFLEHFMFPSKMQYTPVEKLSGGEKRRLGLMMVLIKNPNFLILDEPTNDLDLLTLNKLEDFLQNFGGCLIIVSHDRFFMDKLVDHYFVFEGQGVIDDFHGTYEEYREQMLNRMAAASSPKKEKPAPETKPEQKQKSSSDQPKKLSYNERREFNKLEKEIAKMEKEKSRLEEKMSGGDLGYEELNELSKEFEELKESLEEKELYWLELAERA; encoded by the coding sequence ATGACCTACCTTTCCACCGAAAATCTTTCCAAAAACTTTGGGATTAAGCCTCTTTTTGAGGATCTGACCTTTGGCATGTCCAAAGGAGATAAGACAGCCCTCATTGCTCCCAATGGTACGGGGAAGTCCACTTTGTTGAAAATTCTTGCAGGAGAAATGGAGCCTGATTCCGGAAAAGTGATGACACAAAAAGGCATTCAGGTTGGATTTCTTGCACAGGAGCCGGACATGGACGACAGCATGACCATCAGTGAGTTCATCGCTCATGGAAATTCTGAGAAAATCCGGGTGGTACAGCGTTATGAGAAAGCCGTTCGGGAGCAGGCTGAGGATTTCAACCCTCAAACCCAGCAGGCTTTTGAGAAGGCTTCTGCCGCCATGGATGCCGCCGAAGCCTGGGATGTAGAGCAGCAGATGGAACAGATACTGGGCGTGCTCAATATCTATGACCTGGATCAGTCCATTGCTTCACTTTCAGGCGGGGAGCGAAAACGGGTGGCTCTCGCCTTTGTGCTTCTGGATGAACCGGACCTGCTGATTCTGGATGAGCCGACTAATCACCTGGATGTGGAAATGATAGAGTGGCTGGAATCATATCTCGCCAAAAGTACCATGACCTTGCTGATGGTAACGCATGATCGCTATTTCCTGGACCGGGTTTGTAATCATATCCTGGAGCTGGATTATGGCAAACTCTATCACCATAAAGGAAATTACGAATATTACCTGGAGAAGAAAGCCGAGCGGGAAGAGATTGAGGCTACCGAAATTGCCAAAGCCGGCAAGCTGATGAAGAAAGAGCTGGAGTGGATGCGGCGCGGACCCAAAGCCCGCACCACCAAATCCAAGTCCCGGATCAAGGATTTTTACAAGACTCAAGAAAAGGCGCAATCAGGCCGGGAAGAAACCGAACTGCAGCTGGATGTGAATATGAGTCGGATGGGCGGAAAAGTGCTCGAGCTCAAGAACATATCCAAAGCCTATGATGACACCGTTATCCTGGACGATTTCAGTTACCAGTTTTTGCAGGGCGAGCGCATAGGTGTTTTGGGGAAAAATGGGGTCGGCAAAAGCACCTTTCTGAAAATACTGCTGGGAGAAGAACCCGCTGATTCCGGCGAGATTGAAACCGGCGAGACCATTGTATTTGGTCACTATCAGCAGAAGGGAATAAAAATTGATGAGTCGAAGCGGGTGATTGAAGTCATTAAGGAAGTAGCGGAGGTGATCGAGCTCGCCAATGGAGACAGAATAACGGCGTCGCAGTTTCTGGAACATTTTATGTTTCCTTCCAAAATGCAGTACACACCTGTTGAAAAGCTGAGTGGCGGTGAAAAGCGCCGGCTGGGCTTGATGATGGTGCTTATCAAAAACCCTAATTTTCTGATCCTTGATGAGCCTACCAACGACCTGGATCTGCTCACCTTAAACAAACTGGAAGATTTCCTTCAAAACTTTGGCGGCTGCCTGATCATCGTTTCTCACGATCGCTTTTTTATGGACAAGCTGGTGGATCACTATTTTGTGTTTGAAGGACAAGGGGTGATTGATGATTTCCACGGAACCTATGAGGAATACCGTGAGCAGATGCTGAACCGTATGGCTGCGGCTTCATCCCCGAAAAAAGAGAAACCAGCTCCAGAAACAAAACCTGAGCAAAAGCAAAAGAGCTCATCGGATCAACCCAAAAAACTAAGTTATAACGAGCGAAGGGAATTCAACAAGCTGGAGAAGGAAATCGCCAAAATGGAAAAAGAGAAATCCCGCCTTGAAGAAAAAATGAGTGGCGGCGATTTGGGTTATGAGGAGCTGAATGAGCTGTCGAAGGAATTTGAAGAGCTGAAGGAATCATTGGAAGAGAAAGAACTGTACTGGCTGGAGCTGGCAGAGAGGGCGTAG
- a CDS encoding serine hydrolase: MKKLTTLLCAFLLTASLTVAQNSTPLKIGEQIEGALKTGETDVFTLTVDTDQFVYGFANQKTVDVVITVHGPEGEQIGTYDNPARGKENFQFNTKKAGEYRFEIAPFEDEEGEYSILVSTVEPIATEPDGKVDQMMRPYTGNDVPGAAAMVIIDGEVVFQKSYGMANLTHDIPMSENTRHNIGSTSKQFLAFGSLLLEQEGKLNLDDDVRDYIPELPEFEHTVTLRHLINHTNGYREFLNLVAMTGRNPSTSLSQEKIIEIVQRQPELQNEPGTEWNYNNTGYALMTEVIERVTDMTFPQWMLQNVFKPIGMNHTVVRANQNQVVPNRSLGYQNSKDGGVEEVTDLGGAMGAGGIHTTMGDLAKWIDHLLDPKVGTKAMIKEMSTSDTLKNGNPTNYGLGLMIGKHRGLDFIQHGGADMAHRSMLRVVPAIRAAVVTQSNFASFDGSIANQISETFFEDFMEPVSDEEGSEEEMPAEETETFVYNPADFEPLTGRYELEVMPGFILTFSRDEDRIYTQATGQPEINITATSDSTFSLVGVNASVTFHHNEDGTVDSLTLHQNGNHIAKRIEFELSLEEMEEYTGRYFSDEIETVYDIALADSSLSLQNYQLEDDIKLLPGSADSFSGGFPISEVKFVRNDAGEIIGFDAGNGRTVGVFFKKWSDTK, from the coding sequence ATGAAAAAACTGACTACGCTACTATGTGCTTTTCTGTTAACGGCATCTTTAACGGTTGCTCAAAATTCAACCCCTCTAAAAATAGGTGAACAAATTGAAGGTGCGCTGAAAACTGGTGAAACAGATGTGTTTACCCTTACTGTTGACACTGATCAGTTTGTATATGGATTTGCCAATCAAAAAACGGTAGATGTGGTTATTACAGTGCATGGACCGGAAGGTGAGCAAATTGGAACCTATGATAATCCTGCAAGAGGGAAAGAAAATTTTCAGTTCAATACAAAAAAAGCCGGGGAATACCGTTTCGAAATCGCACCATTTGAAGACGAAGAAGGAGAATACTCCATTTTGGTATCAACTGTGGAGCCGATAGCCACAGAACCTGATGGCAAGGTAGATCAAATGATGAGGCCGTATACCGGGAATGATGTTCCGGGTGCAGCGGCTATGGTGATAATAGATGGGGAAGTCGTATTTCAAAAATCATATGGTATGGCAAACCTGACGCATGATATCCCGATGTCTGAAAACACCCGTCATAATATTGGTTCTACATCAAAACAGTTTTTGGCATTTGGATCCCTTTTGCTGGAACAGGAAGGCAAGCTTAATCTGGATGATGATGTACGTGATTACATCCCGGAGCTGCCGGAGTTTGAACACACCGTTACGCTCAGGCATCTGATCAATCACACCAACGGTTACCGCGAATTTTTGAATCTGGTTGCGATGACGGGAAGAAATCCAAGCACCAGTCTAAGTCAGGAGAAAATTATAGAAATCGTTCAGCGACAGCCGGAGCTCCAAAATGAGCCGGGGACGGAATGGAATTATAACAACACCGGCTATGCACTTATGACGGAAGTAATAGAGCGGGTAACAGATATGACCTTTCCGCAGTGGATGCTGCAAAATGTGTTTAAACCGATTGGGATGAATCATACCGTGGTACGAGCCAATCAAAATCAGGTAGTTCCAAATCGATCTCTTGGATATCAAAATTCGAAAGACGGAGGAGTGGAAGAAGTAACAGATTTAGGCGGAGCTATGGGGGCCGGAGGCATTCACACTACAATGGGCGACCTGGCCAAATGGATAGATCACCTTCTGGATCCAAAAGTGGGAACTAAGGCTATGATAAAAGAAATGTCCACGTCAGACACTTTAAAAAATGGAAACCCAACAAACTATGGATTGGGCTTGATGATCGGTAAACACAGGGGGCTGGATTTTATACAACACGGAGGAGCAGATATGGCCCACCGATCTATGTTGAGAGTTGTTCCGGCTATCAGGGCGGCAGTGGTAACCCAAAGTAATTTTGCCTCTTTTGACGGAAGTATTGCAAACCAAATCTCGGAAACCTTTTTTGAAGATTTTATGGAGCCGGTTTCTGACGAAGAAGGCAGCGAAGAAGAAATGCCAGCTGAAGAAACAGAAACCTTTGTGTACAACCCGGCCGATTTTGAGCCACTGACAGGACGTTACGAGCTGGAGGTGATGCCCGGCTTTATCCTCACATTCTCAAGAGACGAAGATCGTATTTACACGCAGGCGACCGGGCAGCCGGAAATAAATATTACAGCTACATCTGACTCTACCTTTAGCCTGGTAGGTGTGAACGCGTCGGTGACTTTTCACCATAATGAAGACGGTACGGTTGATTCACTCACGCTGCATCAAAATGGAAATCACATTGCGAAGAGAATCGAATTTGAGCTTTCACTGGAAGAAATGGAAGAATATACCGGCCGCTACTTCAGCGACGAAATAGAAACGGTATATGATATTGCCTTGGCCGACAGCTCCTTGTCGTTACAGAATTATCAGCTGGAAGATGATATCAAGCTTTTACCCGGAAGTGCCGATTCATTTAGCGGAGGGTTTCCGATTTCTGAGGTTAAATTTGTAAGAAACGATGCCGGTGAAATAATCGGATTCGATGCCGGAAATGGCCGGACAGTAGGTGTGTTCTTTAAAAAATGGAGTGATACAAAGTAA
- a CDS encoding YlcI/YnfO family protein, with product MSTLSIRLPDSMHEKIRELAEKEGVSMNQLINSAVSEKLSALMTVEYLKEKGELGSRKKFNRVLSKVPDKEPEEKDRL from the coding sequence ATGAGCACTTTAAGCATTCGACTGCCTGACTCAATGCATGAGAAGATACGAGAGCTGGCTGAAAAAGAAGGCGTGTCTATGAATCAGCTCATAAATTCAGCCGTTTCCGAGAAACTATCGGCTTTAATGACGGTGGAATACCTGAAAGAAAAAGGCGAGTTAGGTTCCAGGAAGAAATTTAACCGGGTGCTTTCAAAAGTACCGGATAAGGAACCGGAAGAAAAAGATAGGCTTTGA
- a CDS encoding gamma-glutamyl-gamma-aminobutyrate hydrolase family protein: MYDREPVIGITGPTEGGTGAWIFTALSVILQGGKPLRINPDTPRSIDQIDGLILGGGADVEPMKYGQQRIVKAKLARDKRTVFEWILSILFFPIYWLARYFQHTKRSPIDLERDALEFKLLEQAIERGLPVLGICRGMQLMNVHFKGTLHQDIRGFYAEKAQVSSIFPKKRITIKDHTKLCELLQTDICNVNALHNQAIDESGEGIEIACEELNTGITQAIEHTEYPFMIGVQWHPEYLIQIARQRNIFKQLVSAAREV; this comes from the coding sequence ATGTACGATAGAGAACCGGTGATTGGTATTACAGGTCCAACCGAGGGTGGAACCGGTGCCTGGATATTCACGGCCTTATCAGTAATTTTGCAGGGTGGGAAACCGCTACGTATCAACCCGGATACCCCGAGAAGCATCGATCAGATAGACGGATTGATTCTGGGTGGAGGTGCGGATGTGGAACCCATGAAATATGGGCAGCAACGAATCGTAAAAGCAAAGCTGGCCCGTGATAAGCGCACGGTATTCGAATGGATCCTGTCGATTCTCTTTTTCCCGATATACTGGCTGGCCCGGTATTTTCAGCACACCAAACGATCACCGATCGATTTAGAACGGGATGCCCTTGAATTTAAGCTGCTGGAGCAGGCCATTGAGCGGGGACTTCCCGTGCTGGGCATCTGTCGGGGCATGCAGCTGATGAACGTACATTTTAAAGGCACGCTGCATCAGGACATCCGCGGGTTCTATGCGGAGAAAGCGCAGGTGTCGTCCATCTTCCCGAAAAAACGCATTACCATTAAAGATCATACCAAGCTGTGCGAACTGCTGCAGACCGATATCTGCAATGTAAACGCCCTGCATAATCAAGCCATTGATGAATCCGGAGAAGGAATTGAGATCGCCTGCGAAGAACTGAATACCGGAATCACTCAAGCCATAGAACACACCGAATATCCGTTTATGATTGGTGTGCAGTGGCACCCGGAATACCTGATCCAGATTGCCCGCCAGCGTAATATCTTTAAGCAGCTGGTGAGTGCTGCAAGAGAAGTTTAA
- a CDS encoding putative toxin-antitoxin system toxin component, PIN family codes for MLSVVIDTNVIISALRSNQGASFRLVSLIGTGKFNISLSVPLLLEYESVSKRKRFGHLIDQDIDDFLNYLCKVADKRDIFFLWRPFLKDPKDDMILELAVEADCEYIITYNLGDFRGIDHFGLKALTPKEFLIKIGEL; via the coding sequence ATGTTGAGCGTAGTTATAGATACCAATGTGATTATTTCGGCTCTGAGATCTAATCAGGGAGCCTCATTCAGGCTGGTTAGTTTAATTGGAACAGGGAAGTTTAATATTAGTCTTTCTGTTCCACTTTTACTGGAATACGAGTCGGTCAGTAAAAGAAAAAGGTTCGGCCATTTAATTGATCAGGATATTGATGACTTTTTGAACTACCTGTGTAAGGTAGCCGATAAGCGGGATATCTTTTTTCTTTGGCGTCCTTTTTTGAAAGACCCTAAAGATGATATGATATTGGAATTGGCCGTTGAAGCTGACTGTGAATATATAATTACGTACAACCTTGGTGACTTCAGAGGAATTGACCACTTTGGGTTAAAGGCACTCACGCCAAAGGAATTTTTAATTAAAATTGGAGAACTATGA
- a CDS encoding amidoligase family protein — translation MKFKTPPVPKNQKGEERSVGFEFEFTGVEMADAAKMVVDLYGGETEQVSGYEFKVKDSDFGTFSLELDASLFLNKKYEGVLKSVGLDVEKLQNKDKLEDTLREMASTVVPFEIITPPIPFSQLDALNKLVDKLREWKAKGTGSSFFYAFGLHLNPEVPELTAESLLRHLKAYVMLDAWIRQDADIDISRKLTPYINGYEMKYIRHILQEGYRPDLETLIRDYFEFDNSRNRPLDMLPVFRFLEEELTEELLDEKLTSARPAFHYRLPNCSIQDESWSLGEEWNRWWLVERLADDEQTLNQYARRFLQMDEKTLFSVKRKWIKLMDRWVQNVR, via the coding sequence TTGAAGTTTAAAACACCACCGGTCCCGAAAAACCAAAAAGGCGAGGAGCGCTCTGTCGGATTCGAATTTGAATTCACTGGCGTGGAAATGGCCGATGCAGCTAAGATGGTTGTGGATCTTTATGGCGGAGAAACAGAGCAGGTTAGCGGATACGAATTTAAAGTGAAGGACTCTGATTTCGGAACCTTCTCCCTGGAGCTGGATGCCAGCCTCTTTCTCAACAAAAAATATGAAGGGGTGTTGAAATCGGTTGGGCTGGATGTGGAAAAGCTTCAGAACAAGGACAAGCTGGAGGATACGCTGCGGGAGATGGCATCAACAGTTGTTCCCTTCGAAATCATCACTCCGCCTATTCCTTTTTCTCAACTGGATGCACTTAATAAATTGGTAGATAAACTCCGGGAGTGGAAAGCAAAGGGAACGGGGAGTTCATTTTTCTATGCCTTTGGCCTGCATCTAAACCCGGAGGTGCCTGAGTTGACGGCGGAAAGTTTGTTGCGTCACCTGAAAGCCTATGTGATGCTGGACGCCTGGATTCGTCAGGATGCGGATATTGATATCAGCCGGAAGCTGACGCCTTACATCAACGGGTACGAGATGAAGTATATCCGCCATATTTTGCAGGAGGGCTACCGGCCGGATTTGGAAACACTGATCCGGGATTACTTTGAGTTCGATAACTCACGAAACCGCCCGCTGGATATGCTCCCGGTGTTCCGGTTTTTGGAAGAAGAACTCACCGAAGAACTTTTGGATGAGAAACTGACTTCCGCCCGCCCCGCCTTTCATTATCGGCTTCCGAACTGCTCCATTCAGGATGAAAGCTGGTCGCTGGGGGAGGAATGGAACCGTTGGTGGCTGGTTGAACGTTTAGCAGATGATGAACAAACGCTAAATCAATACGCAAGAAGATTTCTGCAAATGGATGAGAAGACCTTATTTAGTGTAAAAAGGAAATGGATAAAGCTGATGGACCGCTGGGTGCAAAATGTACGATAG
- a CDS encoding SIMPL domain-containing protein, which yields MDTQNNRNFVILGIGIIIGLASLGFLLRNAAITYKEYERTVTVKGLAEQEHLADVVIWPIQFTEANNQLADIYLDLEKSEQKIKDFLIENGVSEDEISISTPFVTDKSAQQYGGADNPEYRYVANQTVTVYSEDVIQVREIMSKLAELGKQGVALTGNEYQVRTEYLFNSLNDIKPKMIEESTKEARKVAQKFAEDSNSKLGKIKTAYQGQFSISPRDNNNPHIKNIRVVSTVVYYLSD from the coding sequence ATGGACACACAGAATAATCGCAACTTTGTAATTCTTGGAATTGGAATCATCATTGGATTGGCTTCGCTGGGCTTTTTGCTACGGAATGCCGCCATCACCTATAAAGAATACGAGCGGACGGTTACTGTAAAAGGACTGGCTGAGCAGGAGCACCTGGCCGATGTTGTAATCTGGCCTATACAATTCACCGAAGCCAACAATCAACTTGCAGATATTTATCTGGACCTTGAAAAAAGTGAGCAAAAGATTAAAGACTTTCTCATTGAGAACGGTGTGAGTGAAGATGAGATTTCGATCTCCACCCCTTTTGTAACGGATAAATCGGCCCAGCAATATGGCGGTGCTGATAACCCTGAGTACAGATATGTAGCCAATCAAACTGTGACGGTATATTCTGAAGATGTGATACAGGTTCGGGAAATCATGAGTAAGCTGGCAGAGCTTGGGAAGCAGGGAGTTGCACTTACCGGAAATGAGTATCAGGTGCGAACCGAGTATTTGTTTAACAGCCTGAATGACATCAAGCCAAAAATGATTGAAGAGTCGACTAAAGAAGCCAGGAAGGTGGCTCAGAAATTTGCTGAAGATTCGAACAGCAAGCTTGGTAAAATAAAGACGGCTTACCAGGGGCAGTTTAGCATTTCACCCCGTGATAATAACAATCCGCATATCAAGAACATCCGGGTAGTTTCTACGGTTGTTTATTACCTGTCTGATTAA
- a CDS encoding AtuA-related protein has protein sequence MPTVKLLKIAHGRSGDKGNGSNVGIIARHPDIYPFLKETLTADRVKDHMKNVCKGEVERYELPNIGALNFILNESLGGGGTVSLKLDAQGKTHASQVLRMDVDVPENLLKLVEN, from the coding sequence ATGCCTACTGTAAAATTGTTGAAAATTGCTCATGGCCGCAGCGGCGATAAAGGAAATGGAAGTAATGTAGGAATTATTGCCCGCCACCCGGATATTTACCCTTTTCTGAAAGAAACCCTAACGGCAGATCGTGTGAAAGATCACATGAAAAATGTGTGTAAAGGTGAGGTTGAGCGGTATGAGTTGCCTAACATTGGGGCACTTAATTTTATTCTGAATGAAAGTCTCGGCGGTGGAGGAACTGTTTCCCTCAAGCTGGATGCCCAGGGAAAAACACATGCCTCCCAAGTACTTCGGATGGATGTTGACGTGCCGGAAAATCTACTGAAGCTGGTTGAAAATTAG
- a CDS encoding lysozyme inhibitor LprI family protein — MNPFFKIKHTITLTLTLLSLNLSAQDFQEKPIDSFRMLDEFDSVKAFEDYIEDYVQECLDNSLGGSNSVRCFISSQLWDKELNKYYQLLRGELSEENKVVLKDAQLSWIDTKDKTIRMNSNILNLKYNEPGTMFIAIRASEASQSISPIVKQRALLLRSWYHSLLEE, encoded by the coding sequence ATGAATCCTTTTTTCAAAATTAAGCACACAATTACTCTTACCCTTACTCTTTTAAGCTTAAACTTATCTGCACAGGACTTTCAGGAAAAACCCATCGATTCTTTTAGAATGCTTGACGAGTTTGATTCGGTAAAAGCATTCGAAGATTACATAGAGGATTATGTACAGGAATGTCTGGATAATAGCTTGGGGGGATCAAATAGCGTGAGATGTTTCATTAGTAGTCAACTTTGGGATAAAGAACTAAATAAGTATTACCAGCTTCTTCGTGGTGAACTTTCTGAAGAAAATAAAGTTGTTCTAAAAGATGCGCAGCTTTCCTGGATAGATACCAAAGACAAAACGATTCGAATGAATAGCAATATCCTGAATTTAAAATATAATGAGCCAGGAACTATGTTCATTGCCATTAGAGCTAGTGAGGCTTCACAAAGTATCTCACCAATTGTTAAGCAACGAGCACTTTTACTTCGTAGCTGGTATCATAGTTTGTTGGAAGAATAG
- the serA gene encoding phosphoglycerate dehydrogenase, whose protein sequence is MPADNDDLSYPKENIKVLLLEGIHPTAEENFRKHNFLNVETQDEALSEEELLEKIEDVHLIGIRSKTQITEKVISKANKLKGIGCFCIGTNQVDLQAAMMAGITVFNSPYSNTRSVAELVIAESIMLKRRIPLRDKKAHEGTWLKDAKDSYEVRGKNIGIIGYGHIGSQVSVLAENMGFNVLFYDVEPKLPMGNATRVESLEALLNKSDIVTLHVPATPGTNKMMDAERFTQMKKGSVLLNLSRGSVVDIQALKEAIESGHISGAGIDVYPEEPESSGENFTTDLQNLPNVILTPHIGGSTIEAQYNIGEDVSTKLINLIDNGTTVGSHSVPPLNLPVQKNAHRILHIHENKPGVLSEINKCLSDSDINILGQYLKTNEHIGYVVLDVDKEYDEQVIEEIRNVKHTIKTRILY, encoded by the coding sequence ATGCCTGCTGACAACGACGATCTTTCTTATCCCAAAGAGAATATTAAAGTCCTGCTACTGGAAGGAATTCACCCCACTGCGGAGGAAAATTTCAGAAAGCATAATTTCCTGAATGTTGAAACGCAGGATGAAGCCTTAAGTGAAGAGGAGCTGTTAGAAAAAATTGAGGATGTCCACCTGATTGGGATTCGCTCCAAAACCCAGATCACGGAGAAAGTCATCAGTAAAGCAAACAAGCTGAAAGGCATCGGCTGCTTTTGCATCGGCACCAATCAGGTAGATCTGCAAGCCGCGATGATGGCCGGGATTACCGTTTTCAATTCTCCGTATTCTAACACCCGCTCGGTAGCTGAGTTGGTTATTGCCGAATCCATTATGCTGAAACGCCGGATTCCCCTTCGCGACAAAAAAGCCCATGAAGGGACCTGGCTGAAGGATGCGAAAGACAGTTACGAGGTCCGCGGTAAAAACATTGGCATTATCGGGTATGGACATATTGGGTCGCAGGTTTCGGTTCTGGCCGAGAATATGGGCTTCAATGTGCTCTTTTATGATGTTGAGCCGAAGCTCCCCATGGGTAACGCCACCCGGGTGGAATCACTGGAAGCACTGCTTAACAAATCGGACATCGTAACGCTACACGTGCCGGCCACACCGGGCACCAACAAGATGATGGACGCCGAACGATTTACTCAAATGAAGAAAGGCAGCGTGTTGCTTAACCTGTCGCGGGGTTCAGTGGTTGATATTCAGGCACTGAAGGAGGCCATTGAATCCGGCCATATTTCCGGAGCCGGGATTGATGTATATCCTGAGGAGCCGGAGTCGTCGGGAGAGAATTTTACAACCGACCTGCAGAATTTACCTAATGTGATTTTAACGCCGCATATTGGCGGCTCCACCATAGAGGCGCAGTATAATATCGGGGAGGATGTATCTACTAAGCTCATCAACCTTATTGATAACGGAACTACAGTTGGTTCTCATTCGGTACCACCGCTGAACCTGCCCGTTCAAAAAAATGCGCATCGTATACTTCATATCCACGAAAACAAGCCGGGCGTTCTTTCCGAAATCAACAAATGCCTGTCCGATTCCGATATTAACATTCTGGGGCAGTACCTGAAAACCAACGAGCACATTGGCTATGTAGTACTGGATGTGGACAAGGAATATGACGAGCAGGTGATTGAAGAAATCCGCAATGTGAAACACACCATTAAAACACGGATTTTGTATTAG